In one window of Skermanella rosea DNA:
- a CDS encoding cytochrome D1 domain-containing protein yields MQGSNTAEKPKPEDVHRTQPGDQYQPEHNILSDIPTEQPGAKPGVPQLSQAEFEKAKKIYFERCAGCHGVLRGGATGKALTPDLTRELGFDYLRDFITYGSPGGMPNWGTSGDLPKEDVELMAKYLLNDPPTPPEFGMKEMRETWKVLVPPDQRPTRKMNNINVENLFSVTLRDTGEVALIDGGSYQIVSILPTGYAVHISRISASGRYLFVIGRDGKINLIDLWMEKPDTVAEIKIGLEARSVETSKFKGFEDKYAIAGAYWPPQFVIMNGDTLEPMKITSTRGMIVDTQDYHPEPRVAAIVASHHNPSFIVNVKETGKIMVVNYDDLTNLKITNIEAERFLHDGGFDRTGRYFLVAANARNKVGVVDTKENKLVSLVETSTTPHPGRGANFVHPKFGPVWSTSHLGSEAISLIGTDPEKHPDQAWKVVQELEGQGGGSLFIKTHPKSKNLWVDTPLNPEAEIASSVAVFDIDNLDKGYEVLPIGEWSGITEGMRRVVQPEYNKDGTEVWFSVWNAKDQQSAIVIVDDKTRKLKHVIKDPRLVTPTGKFNVYNTQKDVY; encoded by the coding sequence GTGCAGGGATCCAATACGGCGGAGAAGCCGAAGCCCGAGGATGTCCATAGGACCCAGCCGGGTGACCAGTACCAGCCGGAACACAATATCCTGTCGGACATCCCCACCGAGCAGCCCGGGGCGAAGCCCGGCGTGCCGCAGCTCAGTCAGGCGGAATTCGAGAAAGCCAAGAAAATTTACTTCGAGCGCTGCGCCGGGTGCCACGGCGTGCTGCGAGGCGGGGCGACCGGCAAGGCGCTGACGCCTGACCTGACCCGCGAGCTTGGCTTCGATTACCTGCGCGACTTCATCACCTACGGCTCCCCGGGCGGCATGCCGAACTGGGGCACCTCGGGGGATCTCCCCAAGGAGGACGTCGAGTTGATGGCGAAGTACCTGCTCAATGATCCCCCGACGCCGCCCGAGTTCGGCATGAAGGAGATGCGGGAGACCTGGAAGGTTCTGGTTCCGCCGGACCAGCGGCCGACCCGCAAAATGAACAATATCAATGTTGAGAATCTGTTCTCGGTGACGCTGCGCGATACCGGCGAGGTTGCCCTGATAGACGGCGGATCCTACCAGATCGTCAGTATCCTGCCGACCGGCTACGCCGTGCACATCTCGCGCATTTCGGCTTCAGGCCGTTATCTCTTCGTGATCGGCCGCGACGGCAAGATCAACCTGATCGATCTCTGGATGGAGAAGCCGGACACGGTTGCCGAGATCAAGATCGGCCTTGAGGCACGCTCGGTCGAAACCTCCAAATTCAAGGGCTTCGAGGACAAGTACGCGATCGCCGGCGCCTACTGGCCGCCCCAGTTCGTGATCATGAACGGCGACACCCTTGAGCCGATGAAGATCACCTCGACCCGGGGCATGATCGTCGATACCCAGGACTACCATCCCGAGCCGCGGGTCGCCGCAATCGTGGCGTCCCACCATAACCCGAGCTTCATCGTCAACGTCAAGGAGACGGGCAAGATCATGGTCGTCAACTACGACGACCTGACGAACCTCAAGATCACCAACATCGAGGCCGAACGCTTCCTCCATGACGGTGGCTTCGACCGCACCGGCCGTTACTTCCTGGTCGCGGCCAACGCCCGCAACAAAGTCGGCGTGGTGGACACCAAGGAAAACAAGCTGGTGTCCCTGGTCGAGACCAGCACGACGCCGCATCCCGGCCGCGGCGCCAATTTCGTCCATCCCAAGTTCGGTCCGGTGTGGTCAACCAGCCATCTCGGCAGTGAGGCCATCAGCCTGATCGGCACCGACCCGGAAAAGCACCCCGACCAGGCCTGGAAAGTGGTGCAGGAGCTGGAGGGCCAGGGCGGCGGCTCGCTCTTCATCAAGACCCATCCCAAGTCCAAGAACCTGTGGGTTGACACTCCTCTCAATCCCGAAGCCGAGATCGCCTCAAGCGTGGCGGTGTTCGACATCGACAACCTGGACAAGGGATACGAGGTCCTGCCGATCGGCGAGTGGTCCGGCATTACCGAAGGCATGCGTCGCGTCGTGCAGCCGGAGTACAACAAGGACGGTACCGAGGTCTGGTTCTCGGTCTGGAACGCCAAGGACCAGCAGTCGGCCATCGTCATAGTCGATGACAAGACGCGCAAGTTGAAGCACGTCATCAAGGACCCGAGGCTGGTCACGCCGACCGGCAAGTTCAACGTCTACAATACCCAGAAGGACGTCTACTGA
- a CDS encoding c-type cytochrome translates to MGKFRYFRFLQPKSALLVMVSSALLASSVTLADEQPTPTRQVELMTLLRHDCGSCHGLTMKGGLGPPLLPDTLAGKDKPALVGIILDGVPGKPMPPWRFELQPEEARWLVDRLREGLK, encoded by the coding sequence GTGGGTAAATTCCGGTATTTCCGATTTTTACAGCCTAAATCGGCTCTTCTCGTGATGGTTTCCTCTGCGCTGTTGGCGTCCAGTGTGACGTTGGCCGATGAGCAGCCAACGCCTACCCGTCAAGTCGAGCTGATGACGCTTCTCAGGCATGACTGCGGCTCCTGTCATGGACTGACCATGAAGGGCGGCCTGGGCCCGCCCCTGCTACCCGACACCCTAGCGGGCAAAGACAAACCGGCATTGGTCGGGATCATCCTCGACGGCGTGCCCGGAAAACCAATGCCGCCGTGGCGCTTCGAATTGCAGCCGGAAGAGGCCCGATGGCTGGTTGACCGACTGCGTGAGGGATTGAAATGA
- a CDS encoding cytochrome D1 domain-containing protein — protein MKHLGVLVGTFLLAVPGIVTPCSAAGADQRGTGDLGIVVERAAGRVQVIDSSLRTKLASVPELGDLSHASAVFSRDARYAYVFGRDGGLSKVDLLTGNLENRVVQAGNSIGGAISQDGRLVAVSNYEPGGVRVFDAGTLEPLANIPTGSKVVGLVDAPDQRFVFSLYDLGEIWLVDMSDPAVPEITKYPNVGQNPYDALITPDGRYYVAGLFGEDGLALLDLWHPEKGVRRILDGYGRGEEPLPVYKMPHLEGVAIAGKNAFLPAVGRHEILVVDMDKDWQEIGRIPVHGQPVFAVSRPDGRQIWVNFAHPHNDTVQVIDAASLEVVHSIKPGPGVLHLEFTPRGEQVWVSVRDADRVDVYDTRSFTLLGSLPADKPSGIFMTARAHRIGY, from the coding sequence ATGAAGCATTTAGGCGTCCTGGTAGGAACCTTTCTCCTGGCTGTTCCAGGCATCGTCACCCCATGTTCTGCCGCAGGTGCGGATCAGCGCGGAACCGGCGATCTCGGCATCGTCGTGGAGCGCGCCGCGGGTCGTGTCCAAGTCATCGATTCAAGTCTCCGTACGAAACTCGCGAGCGTTCCTGAACTTGGCGACCTCAGTCATGCCTCGGCCGTATTCTCGCGCGATGCGCGGTACGCCTACGTCTTCGGGCGTGACGGCGGCCTCAGCAAGGTTGATCTGCTGACCGGAAACCTGGAAAACCGCGTGGTTCAGGCCGGCAACAGCATCGGCGGTGCGATCTCTCAGGATGGAAGGTTGGTTGCCGTTTCCAATTACGAGCCGGGTGGCGTGCGGGTATTCGATGCCGGAACGCTGGAGCCGCTGGCCAACATTCCGACCGGATCCAAGGTGGTCGGCCTGGTCGATGCCCCGGACCAGCGATTCGTGTTCAGCTTGTACGATCTGGGGGAGATTTGGCTGGTGGACATGAGCGATCCGGCAGTCCCGGAAATCACGAAATACCCAAATGTGGGGCAGAATCCCTATGACGCCCTGATCACGCCGGATGGCCGCTACTACGTGGCGGGTCTGTTCGGCGAGGACGGGCTGGCGCTGCTCGATCTATGGCATCCCGAGAAGGGCGTGCGGCGCATTCTTGACGGTTACGGTCGCGGCGAGGAGCCCCTGCCCGTCTACAAGATGCCGCACCTCGAGGGTGTCGCGATTGCAGGGAAAAATGCCTTCCTCCCCGCCGTCGGTCGGCACGAGATCCTGGTCGTTGACATGGACAAGGATTGGCAGGAAATCGGCCGGATCCCGGTCCACGGCCAGCCGGTCTTCGCCGTGTCCCGACCGGACGGCCGGCAGATCTGGGTCAACTTCGCTCATCCCCACAACGACACGGTCCAGGTGATCGACGCGGCCAGCCTGGAAGTCGTGCACAGCATCAAACCCGGCCCGGGGGTGCTTCACCTGGAGTTCACTCCGCGCGGCGAGCAGGTCTGGGTATCGGTGCGCGATGCCGATCGGGTTGATGTCTACGATACCCGCAGCTTCACGCTGCTCGGCTCCCTGCCGGCGGACAAGCCCAGCGGCATCTTCATGACCGCCCGCGCCCACCGCATCGGGTACTAA
- the ahbB gene encoding siroheme decarboxylase subunit beta, giving the protein MDLENICDVPLRPLERRLLDAFQRDLPLVEHPYQVMADATGSREGDVLEALGRLRETGVLSRVGLVIRPNTAGASTLAAMAVPDADLAAVAARVSARPEVNHNYEREHRLNLWFVVAAADAQALQQTLREIERETGYAVLDLPLEAAYHIDLGFSLSRDSARDQRKSKKMDPAGGWAVRVTDQDRHILAALQDGLSLVPRPFTQPAAQLGITEAELLSELRWLMVCGVIKRCGLIVRHHELGYRANAMVVWNISDHLVDEVGARMATLPFVTLCYRRPRRLPDWPYNLFCMIHGRDRDTVEEQVATIRALPGLAGIQHAMLFSRRRFKQRGATLSRTPEAA; this is encoded by the coding sequence ATGGATCTGGAAAATATTTGCGACGTGCCGCTACGACCACTCGAGCGCCGTCTGCTGGACGCATTCCAGCGCGATCTACCTCTGGTTGAGCATCCCTATCAGGTCATGGCCGACGCGACAGGGAGCCGCGAGGGTGACGTTCTGGAGGCACTTGGTCGGCTGCGTGAAACTGGCGTGCTGAGTCGCGTCGGGCTCGTCATCCGGCCCAACACGGCGGGCGCCAGTACCCTGGCGGCCATGGCCGTTCCAGATGCCGATTTGGCTGCGGTGGCGGCCAGGGTCAGCGCCCGGCCGGAGGTCAACCACAACTACGAGCGCGAGCACCGGCTGAACCTCTGGTTCGTCGTCGCGGCGGCGGACGCGCAGGCACTGCAGCAGACTCTGCGAGAGATCGAGCGGGAAACCGGGTACGCGGTGCTCGACCTGCCGCTGGAGGCTGCGTACCACATCGATCTTGGTTTTTCGCTGTCTCGCGATAGCGCGAGGGACCAGAGAAAATCAAAGAAGATGGACCCGGCAGGTGGTTGGGCAGTGCGTGTGACGGATCAGGATCGTCATATTCTCGCGGCCCTACAGGATGGACTGTCCCTGGTGCCTCGTCCTTTCACCCAGCCGGCAGCCCAACTCGGCATCACGGAAGCGGAGTTGCTCAGCGAGCTCCGCTGGCTCATGGTTTGTGGCGTGATCAAGCGGTGCGGCCTTATCGTCCGTCACCACGAACTGGGTTACCGGGCCAATGCCATGGTGGTCTGGAACATCTCGGACCACTTGGTCGATGAGGTCGGTGCCAGGATGGCTACCCTGCCCTTCGTCACCCTCTGCTACCGGCGCCCGCGCCGCCTGCCGGACTGGCCCTACAATCTGTTCTGCATGATCCACGGGCGTGATCGGGACACCGTTGAGGAGCAGGTGGCCACCATTCGCGCCCTGCCCGGCCTTGCCGGCATCCAGCACGCGATGTTGTTCAGTCGCCGACGCTTCAAGCAGCGAGGCGCCACCTTGTCTCGGACCCCGGAGGCTGCCTGA
- a CDS encoding Lrp/AsnC family transcriptional regulator → MDDLDRRIINNLQGGFPVSERPFLDAAQTLRIGERDLISRIEDLLETGVLSRFGPMYHAERLGGGLTLAALAAPPERFDEVTALVNAHAEVAHNYERDHELNMWFVLATERPDDIDRVLAEISSETGLVVHDMRKLEEFFVGLRFEA, encoded by the coding sequence ATGGACGATCTCGATCGCCGCATCATCAACAATCTGCAGGGTGGCTTTCCGGTTTCCGAGCGCCCGTTCCTCGATGCGGCCCAAACCCTGCGCATCGGGGAGCGGGATCTGATCAGCCGCATCGAGGACTTGCTGGAAACGGGCGTGTTGTCCCGGTTCGGACCGATGTACCACGCCGAACGGCTGGGCGGTGGCCTGACGCTGGCGGCGTTGGCAGCGCCGCCCGAACGCTTCGATGAGGTTACGGCTCTGGTCAACGCCCATGCGGAAGTGGCGCACAATTACGAGCGCGATCACGAACTCAACATGTGGTTTGTCCTGGCCACGGAGCGGCCCGACGACATCGACCGCGTGCTCGCCGAAATATCTTCCGAAACCGGACTCGTGGTCCACGACATGCGCAAGCTGGAGGAGTTCTTCGTCGGCCTGAGGTTCGAGGCATGA
- the ahbB gene encoding siroheme decarboxylase subunit beta, producing the protein MSEDPPIDAQDRRLIQATQAGLPLVERPYHHLAGELGIPAEDVMRRLNQMLSAGIIRRIGVVPNHYALGYRANGMSVWDVPDEAVSAIGRRVGALDFVSHAYHRPRHLPMWPFNLFAMVHGRTRAEVEDKVAVIAELIGPADRGHSILYSTRILKKTGLRIVG; encoded by the coding sequence ATGAGCGAGGATCCGCCCATCGATGCCCAGGACCGGCGTCTGATCCAAGCGACTCAGGCCGGACTGCCGCTTGTCGAACGGCCTTATCATCACCTAGCAGGCGAACTCGGCATTCCAGCCGAGGACGTGATGCGCCGGCTGAACCAGATGCTGAGTGCCGGGATCATCCGCCGGATCGGCGTCGTGCCGAACCACTATGCCCTGGGCTACCGCGCCAACGGCATGTCAGTCTGGGATGTTCCGGATGAGGCGGTCAGCGCGATCGGCCGCCGGGTCGGCGCCCTGGATTTCGTCAGCCACGCCTACCACCGACCCCGCCACCTGCCAATGTGGCCCTTCAACCTCTTTGCCATGGTCCATGGCCGCACACGGGCCGAAGTCGAGGACAAGGTGGCGGTGATTGCCGAACTGATCGGCCCTGCCGACCGCGGCCATTCCATTCTCTACAGCACGCGCATCCTCAAGAAGACCGGATTGCGGATCGTCGGATAG
- the nirJ gene encoding heme d1 biosynthesis radical SAM protein NirJ, which translates to MLRITQCMHEILDPTPVRPKRNPPGPVVIWNLIRRCNLRCKHCYSISTDVDFPGELSTAEVFKVMDDLKRFRVPVLILSGGEPLLRPDIFEVSRRAKSMGFYVGLSTNGTPIDETNIASIAEVGYNYVGISLDGIGPTHDRFRRRDGAFDASLRGIRLCLENGIKVGLRFTLTQDNFHELPAVLDLMDREGADKFYLSHLNYAGRGNKHRADDAHFGMTRAAMDLLFERAWRSVESGDGKEFVTGNNDADGVYLMMWAAERFSERLDHLRAKLVQWGGNSSGVNVANIDNLGNVHPDTFWWHYTLGNVRDRPFSEIWPDLSDPIMAGLKAIPRTIEGRCASCLHFDICGGNTRVRALQLTGNAWAEDPGCYLTDEEIGVTDSQPRVQLTPYRSRKSHEVAAN; encoded by the coding sequence TTGCTGCGAATCACCCAGTGCATGCACGAAATCCTGGACCCGACGCCGGTTCGCCCGAAGCGGAACCCGCCCGGCCCGGTTGTGATCTGGAACCTGATCCGACGCTGCAACCTGCGCTGCAAGCACTGCTACTCGATCTCGACGGACGTCGATTTTCCGGGCGAACTGAGCACGGCCGAGGTCTTCAAGGTCATGGACGACCTCAAGCGCTTCCGGGTACCGGTACTGATCCTGTCCGGCGGCGAACCCCTGCTGCGCCCCGACATCTTCGAGGTCTCGCGCCGCGCCAAGTCCATGGGCTTCTATGTCGGCCTCTCCACCAACGGCACGCCGATCGACGAGACCAACATCGCGTCCATAGCCGAGGTCGGCTACAACTATGTCGGCATCAGCCTCGACGGGATCGGGCCGACGCACGACCGGTTCCGCCGGCGCGACGGTGCGTTCGACGCCTCGCTGCGCGGCATCCGCCTGTGCCTCGAGAACGGCATCAAGGTCGGCCTGCGCTTCACCCTGACCCAGGACAACTTCCATGAACTGCCCGCCGTGCTGGATCTCATGGACCGGGAGGGTGCCGACAAATTCTACCTGTCGCACCTGAACTACGCCGGCCGCGGCAACAAGCATCGCGCGGATGACGCCCATTTCGGGATGACCCGGGCGGCCATGGACCTGCTGTTCGAGAGGGCCTGGCGCAGCGTCGAAAGCGGTGACGGGAAGGAGTTCGTCACTGGCAATAACGATGCCGACGGCGTTTATTTAATGATGTGGGCGGCCGAGCGCTTCTCCGAGCGGCTGGATCACCTGCGTGCCAAACTCGTGCAGTGGGGCGGGAACTCGTCTGGTGTCAACGTTGCCAACATCGACAATCTCGGCAACGTCCATCCCGACACCTTTTGGTGGCACTACACTCTCGGCAATGTCCGCGACCGGCCGTTCTCGGAGATCTGGCCGGACTTGTCCGACCCAATCATGGCGGGGCTAAAAGCAATTCCGCGCACGATCGAGGGGCGTTGCGCTTCCTGCCTTCATTTCGACATTTGCGGCGGCAACACACGGGTCAGGGCGCTTCAGCTCACCGGCAATGCCTGGGCCGAGGATCCCGGATGCTATCTGACCGATGAGGAAATCGGGGTTACGGATAGCCAGCCCCGCGTGCAGCTGACACCCTACCGGAGCAGGAAGTCCCATGAAGTCGCGGCGAATTAG
- a CDS encoding cytochrome D1 domain-containing protein — translation MKSRRISLCAIAALLVGTGEPLLAAEQTPAPVVRERQADNHAAVLYQEHCSSCHGAGRLGGQGPALLPENLGRLGKKAAEDVIAQGRAATQMPGFADRLSAEQITALAELVYTPLPSLPDWTLADIEASRAFDAARAALPNKPVFSADPLNLFVVVESGDHHVTILDGDRFEPIHRFPSRFALHGGPKFSANGRYVFFGSRDGWITKYDLYNLATVAEVRVGINLRNIALSSDGRYVAAANYLPHSLVILDAADLKPLKVIPTKDRAGKATSRVSAVYDARPRGSFIVALKDIPELWEVAYRDDAKPIYRGFVHSYETGMVEGVAEPGKFGARRIALDQPLDDFFFDPDYRHLLGSGRDAGKAVVVHLDVGRPIAMIDIPGLPHLGSGITWTWQDRPVMATPNLKEGSLSIIDMKDWSVIKRIETAGPGFFLRSHENTPYAWADVFFGPNKDVMHVIDKGTLEVVATLKPEPGKTFAHAEFTRDGRFVLVSLWENDGAVIVYDASTFEEVKRLPMVKPSGKYNVYNKINLSDGTSH, via the coding sequence ATGAAGTCGCGGCGAATTAGTCTGTGCGCCATCGCGGCGCTTCTGGTCGGAACCGGCGAACCACTCCTCGCCGCCGAACAGACCCCTGCTCCCGTCGTACGGGAGCGGCAGGCCGACAATCATGCGGCCGTCCTCTATCAGGAGCACTGCTCCTCGTGTCACGGCGCTGGGCGGCTGGGCGGCCAGGGACCTGCCCTCCTGCCGGAAAATCTCGGCCGACTCGGCAAGAAAGCGGCGGAGGATGTCATAGCCCAGGGCCGGGCCGCCACCCAGATGCCAGGCTTTGCCGACCGGCTGAGCGCGGAACAGATCACCGCGCTGGCGGAACTGGTCTATACGCCGCTTCCATCCCTGCCCGATTGGACCCTGGCCGACATCGAGGCGTCTCGCGCTTTCGATGCCGCCAGGGCGGCTTTGCCAAACAAGCCAGTATTCTCGGCGGACCCGTTGAACCTGTTCGTCGTCGTCGAGAGCGGCGACCACCATGTCACCATCCTCGACGGCGACCGGTTCGAGCCGATCCACCGCTTCCCCAGCCGCTTCGCCCTGCATGGCGGCCCGAAGTTTTCGGCGAACGGCCGCTACGTGTTCTTCGGATCTCGGGACGGCTGGATCACCAAGTACGACCTCTACAACCTGGCGACCGTCGCCGAAGTGCGCGTCGGCATCAATCTGCGCAACATCGCGCTGTCCAGCGACGGACGCTACGTCGCCGCGGCCAACTACCTGCCGCACAGCCTGGTCATCCTGGATGCCGCCGACCTGAAACCATTGAAGGTGATCCCGACCAAGGACCGTGCAGGCAAGGCAACCTCACGGGTCAGCGCCGTCTACGATGCCCGTCCCCGCGGCAGCTTCATCGTCGCCCTCAAGGACATCCCGGAGCTCTGGGAAGTCGCTTACCGGGATGATGCCAAGCCGATCTACCGCGGCTTCGTCCACAGCTACGAGACCGGCATGGTCGAGGGAGTGGCCGAGCCCGGCAAGTTCGGCGCCCGCCGCATCGCCCTTGACCAGCCGCTCGACGACTTCTTCTTCGACCCGGACTACCGCCACCTGCTGGGATCGGGACGCGATGCCGGCAAGGCGGTGGTCGTTCACCTCGATGTCGGCCGGCCAATCGCGATGATCGACATTCCGGGATTGCCCCACCTCGGCTCCGGCATTACCTGGACTTGGCAGGATCGCCCCGTCATGGCGACGCCGAACCTGAAGGAAGGATCTCTCAGCATCATCGACATGAAGGACTGGAGCGTCATCAAGCGGATAGAGACGGCGGGTCCGGGGTTCTTCCTGCGCAGCCACGAGAACACCCCCTATGCCTGGGCCGACGTGTTCTTCGGCCCGAACAAAGATGTCATGCATGTGATCGACAAGGGCACGCTGGAAGTAGTGGCGACACTCAAGCCCGAGCCTGGAAAGACTTTCGCCCATGCCGAGTTCACCCGCGACGGCCGCTTCGTCCTGGTCAGCCTGTGGGAGAATGATGGCGCCGTGATCGTTTACGACGCCTCGACGTTTGAGGAAGTCAAGCGCCTGCCCATGGTCAAGCCTTCCGGAAAATACAACGTCTACAACAAGATCAATCTGTCGGATGGAACCAGTCACTGA
- a CDS encoding Crp/Fnr family transcriptional regulator, whose amino-acid sequence MIGSSILKDAELFQGLEPDALDTIFNAGQIRQIKKRTRIFNQGAPARNCHLLIEGRTKIVQSGPDGEQVLIHLVGPGEMYGIAAVFLSTGYPADAFAITDCTDLQWSARTIKELMLAHPRIGLNALGIVAARYQDAQHRLREIAHQSVERRIAHAVLRLVQYAGRRVGHHIEIEIPLLRQDMAELAGTSMFTVSRVLNDWEARGIVDANRRRIIVRQLPALVAIAEKTGELKSRPRLPIDYPDSRLQ is encoded by the coding sequence ATGATTGGCTCATCGATTCTCAAAGACGCGGAACTGTTCCAAGGCCTGGAGCCGGACGCACTGGATACGATCTTCAACGCCGGACAGATTCGGCAGATAAAAAAGAGAACACGCATCTTCAACCAGGGAGCGCCCGCCAGAAATTGCCATCTTCTGATCGAGGGCCGGACAAAGATCGTTCAATCCGGGCCCGATGGCGAACAGGTGCTGATCCATCTCGTAGGGCCGGGCGAGATGTACGGCATCGCGGCAGTGTTCCTGAGCACAGGATATCCAGCCGATGCCTTCGCGATCACCGACTGCACGGACCTGCAATGGTCGGCCAGGACGATCAAGGAGCTGATGTTGGCGCATCCGCGTATCGGCCTCAACGCTCTCGGTATCGTCGCTGCCCGCTACCAGGATGCCCAGCACCGCCTGCGGGAAATAGCTCATCAGTCGGTCGAGCGCCGCATCGCGCACGCAGTGTTGCGGCTTGTGCAGTATGCCGGGCGCCGCGTGGGTCACCATATCGAAATCGAGATCCCACTGCTGCGCCAGGACATGGCTGAATTGGCAGGAACGTCGATGTTCACGGTCAGCCGGGTCCTGAACGACTGGGAGGCCCGGGGCATCGTTGATGCTAACCGCCGCCGGATCATCGTCCGGCAGTTGCCTGCGCTCGTCGCGATTGCGGAGAAGACCGGGGAGCTAAAGTCGCGCCCGAGACTACCTATCGATTATCCTGACTCCCGGCTTCAGTGA
- the ccoG gene encoding cytochrome c oxidase accessory protein CcoG, whose amino-acid sequence MPDGSPTLKVEAKPQLYASRIKVFPKSVSGFYRRLKWQMVWLLLAIYYVAPWLRWDRGPGAPDQAILVDAGQGRLYFFMIEIWPQEVYYLTGLLIMAAIGLFLATSLAGRVWCGYACPQTVWTDLFIWVERLIEGDRAERIRIDKAPWTFGKLARRTAKHIAWVLISLVTGGAWVMYFTDAPTLLSDALRLDVSATVLTFVGLFTATTYLLAGWAREQVCAYMCPWPRIQSAMLDEHSLVVTYQAWRGDRRGAKRKSESWDDRTVKGLGDCIDCSQCVQVCPMGIDIRDGWNGDCINCGLCVDACAPIMDTVGRPRGLISYDTLANSAARAEGRPTHWTAIRPRTIVYALILLVVGAIMTGTLLLRPRLDVSVERDRAPLYVELSDGAIRNGYTVKISNMTRHAHSYALSVTGIPEAVVHVVGRDEQEGPVELEVRSDSIATFRVTIKAPRDALKAASTDIAFNLAEQTPGEKAVYDSVFLAPEPMQ is encoded by the coding sequence ATGCCGGACGGATCGCCGACGCTGAAGGTCGAGGCCAAGCCCCAGCTCTATGCCAGCCGGATCAAGGTCTTCCCCAAGTCGGTTTCCGGTTTCTACCGGCGGCTCAAGTGGCAGATGGTGTGGCTTCTCCTGGCCATCTACTACGTGGCGCCGTGGCTTCGATGGGATCGCGGCCCCGGGGCGCCGGACCAGGCCATCCTGGTCGATGCTGGGCAGGGTCGGCTGTATTTCTTCATGATCGAGATCTGGCCGCAGGAAGTTTATTACCTGACCGGATTGCTGATCATGGCCGCCATCGGCCTGTTCCTGGCAACCTCGCTGGCAGGGCGTGTCTGGTGCGGGTATGCCTGCCCGCAAACCGTTTGGACCGACCTCTTCATCTGGGTCGAGCGCCTGATCGAGGGTGACCGGGCCGAACGGATCCGCATCGACAAGGCGCCCTGGACTTTTGGTAAGTTGGCCCGCCGGACCGCCAAGCACATCGCCTGGGTTCTGATCAGCCTCGTGACCGGCGGCGCCTGGGTCATGTACTTCACGGATGCGCCGACGCTCCTCTCCGACGCGCTCAGGCTCGATGTTTCGGCCACGGTGCTGACCTTCGTCGGCCTGTTCACCGCGACGACTTATCTGCTGGCCGGCTGGGCGCGCGAGCAAGTCTGCGCCTATATGTGTCCCTGGCCGCGCATCCAGTCGGCCATGCTCGACGAGCACAGCCTTGTGGTGACCTACCAGGCTTGGCGCGGCGACCGGCGCGGGGCCAAGCGCAAGTCAGAGAGCTGGGACGATAGGACTGTCAAGGGTCTCGGCGACTGCATCGACTGTTCGCAGTGCGTCCAGGTCTGTCCCATGGGAATTGACATCCGGGATGGCTGGAACGGCGACTGCATCAATTGCGGCCTGTGCGTGGACGCTTGCGCGCCGATCATGGACACGGTTGGCCGTCCGCGCGGGCTGATCTCCTACGACACGCTCGCCAACTCGGCGGCGCGCGCCGAGGGTCGGCCCACGCACTGGACCGCCATCCGCCCGCGGACGATCGTCTACGCGCTGATCCTGCTGGTGGTGGGGGCGATCATGACGGGCACGCTGCTCCTCCGGCCCCGGCTCGATGTCTCGGTCGAGCGCGACCGCGCACCGCTTTACGTCGAGCTTTCCGACGGTGCGATCCGCAACGGCTACACGGTCAAGATCAGCAACATGACCCGCCACGCTCATAGCTACGCCTTGAGCGTCACGGGTATCCCGGAGGCTGTTGTGCACGTGGTCGGGCGGGACGAACAGGAGGGACCGGTTGAACTCGAGGTCCGTTCCGACTCCATCGCCACATTCCGCGTCACCATCAAGGCTCCGCGTGACGCACTTAAAGCCGCTTCCACCGACATAGCCTTCAATCTGGCAGAGCAAACCCCCGGCGAGAAGGCGGTCTACGACAGCGTCTTCCTGGCACCTGAACCGATGCAATGA